A region from the Acidiferrobacter sp. SPIII_3 genome encodes:
- a CDS encoding IS1595 family transposase, translating to MDPRGFPTSLPEFQEVFPDDKACAKYLEHLRWPQGFSCRKCEATGEPYRFAKRTSVVLRCRTCQANVSLTANTVMRASRVPLSIWFWGAYLVTTQTPGQSALQFQRQLGLSRYETAFQLLHKLRAGMVRPERDTIGSLYPVEVDEALVGGRTKGQGRGVHRMATVVGAIEIRQKSVKKNGELPNRKNYAGRLRLRVVPNRESKTLTAFVRDSAANGAIVRTDGWRGYDDLATMGYTHKPLVLNGDPERTEAHLPMIHIAFSNLKTWLLGTHHGVSHKHLQAYLNEFVFRFNRRFYPMTAFNSVLGLAANAKAPTYEMLYSGKWTHQKT from the coding sequence ATGGATCCCAGAGGCTTCCCGACATCGCTCCCCGAATTCCAGGAAGTATTCCCGGATGATAAGGCCTGCGCAAAATATCTGGAGCACCTTCGATGGCCGCAGGGATTTTCATGCCGCAAGTGTGAAGCGACAGGGGAGCCGTATCGCTTTGCAAAACGAACGTCGGTTGTTTTGCGCTGTCGCACCTGCCAGGCCAATGTGTCGCTTACTGCCAATACAGTGATGAGGGCCAGTCGCGTGCCATTGTCCATTTGGTTTTGGGGAGCCTATCTCGTCACGACACAAACGCCAGGCCAATCGGCACTTCAGTTTCAACGGCAACTGGGGTTATCTCGCTATGAGACGGCCTTTCAACTTTTGCATAAACTTCGCGCGGGCATGGTCAGACCAGAGCGCGACACCATCGGATCGCTATATCCGGTCGAAGTTGACGAGGCTCTTGTTGGCGGGCGCACAAAGGGTCAGGGTCGCGGAGTTCACCGTATGGCCACAGTAGTTGGCGCTATTGAAATTCGTCAAAAGTCGGTCAAGAAAAATGGCGAACTTCCAAATAGGAAGAATTACGCGGGGCGACTGCGATTGCGCGTCGTTCCCAATCGCGAGTCCAAAACGCTTACGGCGTTTGTGCGTGACAGCGCGGCAAACGGGGCGATTGTGCGCACCGATGGTTGGCGCGGGTACGATGACTTGGCGACTATGGGGTACACGCACAAACCACTGGTACTGAACGGCGATCCCGAAAGGACAGAAGCTCACCTGCCGATGATTCACATTGCCTTCTCAAATTTGAAAACCTGGCTGCTCGGAACCCATCATGGCGTCAGTCATAAGCATCTGCAGGCGTATCTCAATGAGTTTGTGTTTCGCTTTAATCGTCGCTTCTATCCGATGACAGCATTCAACTCAGTTCTTGGGTTGGCTGCCAACGCAAAGGCTCCCACGTACGAAATGCTGTACAGTGGCAAATGGACTCACCAAAAAACTTGA
- a CDS encoding undecaprenyl diphosphate synthase family protein produces MRTALPQHIGFIPDGNRRWAQDRGLAREHGYGFGVEPGVRLFEHCRDIGVKEISIYGFTRDNTKRPAAQKEAFSEACVRFANELKGRGAALLVLGDEDSGVFPKELRVYRERQGVGMKVNLLVNYGWDWDIEGLRHGGLRSGAVSRIDLIVRWGGGRRLSGFLPIQSVYADFFVVDEYWPDFTMDQFEAALRWFRAQDRTLGG; encoded by the coding sequence ATGAGAACTGCGCTTCCGCAGCACATAGGTTTCATTCCCGACGGCAACAGGCGTTGGGCGCAAGACAGGGGGCTTGCGCGCGAGCATGGCTATGGGTTCGGGGTAGAGCCGGGGGTGCGGTTGTTCGAGCACTGCCGGGACATCGGCGTAAAGGAGATATCGATCTACGGTTTCACGCGCGACAATACCAAGCGGCCGGCGGCCCAGAAGGAGGCGTTTTCCGAGGCGTGTGTGCGCTTTGCCAATGAGCTGAAAGGGCGGGGTGCGGCACTGCTCGTGCTCGGCGACGAGGACTCTGGCGTATTCCCGAAGGAATTGCGGGTCTATCGGGAGCGGCAGGGGGTTGGTATGAAGGTCAATCTGCTTGTGAATTACGGTTGGGATTGGGATATAGAGGGCCTGCGCCATGGAGGCTTACGATCGGGGGCCGTATCCAGGATCGATCTGATCGTGCGCTGGGGCGGCGGCCGGCGCCTGAGCGGATTCCTGCCGATCCAATCGGTGTATGCGGACTTTTTTGTCGTCGACGAGTACTGGCCGGACTTCACCATGGATCAATTCGAGGCGGCGCTCCGCTGGTTTCGGGCACAGGACCGCACCCTCGGGGGCTAG
- a CDS encoding choice-of-anchor Q domain-containing protein produces the protein MPRSTTTRAITRRSSYNSIVKNNVITNDQSACLAESSSYNAEIYNNSCYNTAISRHGGIMISNESALHQAGTNVYIRNNILYNLTNRPMEVIAPHAMTNYATLHIDHNMYYNPNGVTFEWDDKNIYGMPFATWQKTTGLDKYTVVANPLYASTSTLTLSANSPAINAGIVLPSVTHDFNGVARPTSGSYDLGAYQSAQ, from the coding sequence ATGCCGAGATCTACAACAACTCGTGCTATAACACGGCGATCGTCCTACAACAGCATCGTCAAGAACAACGTCATCACCAACGACCAGAGCGCGTGTCTGGCCGAGTCGTCTTCCTACAATGCCGAGATCTACAACAACTCGTGCTATAACACGGCGATCAGCCGCCATGGCGGCATCATGATCTCGAACGAATCCGCGCTCCATCAGGCCGGCACCAACGTCTACATCCGCAACAACATCCTTTATAACTTAACGAATCGTCCCATGGAGGTCATTGCGCCACACGCCATGACCAACTACGCGACACTCCATATCGATCACAATATGTACTACAACCCGAACGGCGTCACCTTCGAGTGGGACGACAAGAACATCTACGGCATGCCGTTTGCCACCTGGCAGAAGACCACGGGCCTTGACAAGTACACAGTGGTCGCCAATCCGCTCTATGCCAGCACCTCGACACTTACGCTGAGCGCCAACAGCCCCGCCATCAACGCCGGTATCGTCCTACCATCCGTGACCCACGACTTCAACGGCGTGGCGCGACCGACGAGCGGATCCTACGACCTGGGCGCGTACCAATCCGCGCAATAA
- a CDS encoding YidH family protein, with protein sequence MIERYGDHAANERTYLAWVRTGVAVMAFGFLVEKFDIFLIYIGKALHKRTGAHHGLHTAEILGMGLVALGISMMVGASIRFVRTRRAIMAEGVARGPGNPAPYVAMVLALVLMGITLLIYLAQVSGRP encoded by the coding sequence ATGATCGAGCGCTACGGGGATCATGCCGCCAACGAACGCACCTACCTCGCATGGGTGCGTACCGGGGTCGCGGTCATGGCATTTGGATTTCTGGTCGAGAAATTCGACATCTTTCTCATCTATATCGGCAAGGCGCTGCATAAGAGGACCGGCGCGCACCATGGGTTGCACACAGCCGAGATTCTGGGAATGGGGCTCGTCGCCCTGGGGATATCCATGATGGTCGGGGCATCGATACGCTTTGTGCGCACGCGCCGCGCCATCATGGCCGAGGGCGTCGCACGGGGCCCGGGCAACCCGGCCCCTTATGTCGCGATGGTTCTGGCGCTGGTCCTGATGGGGATCACGCTGCTCATCTACCTGGCGCAGGTGAGCGGCCGCCCTTGA
- a CDS encoding metallophosphoesterase: MKIHLVSDVHLASWRQRPPPHRGGYSPPFDAWPKEADVTVFAGDIGPGVQGLQWAGGQARRWNRPILYVPGNHEFYGHDLPTLRAALREQAKAEARVTLLDDAVVILGGVRFIGSTLWTDYLNGGADRAAHMAAAAVGLSDHIRIRMAGRAFTPDDALKLHEASRQFIEAELSKSFDGPTVVVTHHCPSPRCHHPSFENNVLAAAFCSDLEEVIHRYQPAAWICGHTHAAVDFQVGRTRVVNNPVGYPGETIPGIPANIIEV, from the coding sequence ATGAAAATCCACCTAGTCAGCGACGTCCACCTGGCCTCTTGGCGGCAACGGCCACCCCCACACAGAGGGGGTTATTCACCCCCCTTCGACGCGTGGCCGAAAGAGGCCGACGTGACGGTCTTCGCGGGAGACATCGGTCCCGGCGTGCAAGGGCTCCAGTGGGCGGGCGGCCAGGCACGCCGGTGGAACCGGCCCATACTCTATGTCCCGGGCAATCACGAGTTCTATGGGCACGACCTGCCCACGCTGCGCGCGGCTTTGCGGGAGCAGGCGAAGGCTGAGGCCCGGGTCACCCTCCTCGACGACGCCGTCGTTATCCTGGGCGGCGTCCGGTTTATCGGCTCCACCTTGTGGACCGACTATCTCAACGGCGGCGCCGACCGGGCGGCCCACATGGCCGCGGCCGCTGTCGGCCTGTCCGACCACATTCGCATCCGTATGGCGGGCCGGGCCTTCACGCCGGATGACGCGCTGAAGCTGCACGAGGCATCGCGGCAATTCATCGAGGCCGAGTTGAGCAAGTCCTTTGACGGCCCGACCGTCGTGGTCACGCATCACTGCCCGAGCCCGCGGTGCCATCACCCCTCCTTCGAGAACAACGTCCTGGCTGCGGCATTTTGCTCGGACCTAGAGGAGGTGATTCACCGATACCAACCGGCGGCGTGGATATGCGGCCACACGCACGCGGCGGTCGACTTTCAGGTCGGCCGGACGCGTGTGGTCAACAATCCCGTGGGTTACCCTGGCGAGACCATCCCAGGGATTCCCGCCAACATCATCGAGGTCTAG
- a CDS encoding DUF4313 domain-containing protein: MPPVTTKRTAAQGPFFVTVRGTHLRVLFSRYRDNQRTTIHLSDIETGEPYATATVNIPELPLKSTEVFVKDYSENEGVLEALERAGIVRHTGRRIRCGFVEVPICELLIDTEEDQ; the protein is encoded by the coding sequence ATGCCACCTGTCACAACCAAGCGCACAGCGGCCCAAGGCCCGTTCTTCGTGACGGTCCGGGGCACCCATCTGCGCGTGTTGTTCTCGCGCTATCGCGACAACCAGCGCACGACCATCCACCTCAGCGACATCGAGACCGGCGAGCCCTACGCCACCGCCACGGTGAACATCCCGGAACTCCCGCTCAAGTCGACGGAGGTGTTCGTCAAGGACTATAGCGAGAACGAGGGCGTGCTCGAGGCGTTGGAGCGTGCGGGTATCGTGCGGCACACGGGGCGCCGTATTCGGTGCGGTTTCGTGGAGGTTCCCATCTGCGAGCTGCTCATCGACACGGAGGAGGACCAGTGA
- a CDS encoding peptide chain release factor N(5)-glutamine methyltransferase encodes MDIAEDDGALMGAIQNILIAGGIDDPIAESERIVSETREMELDPMDVRERAVSMARARASGIPLGYVLGRQRFMGIEIAVGPGVLIPRSETELLGWEAVARLREARGAHGLGARVIDMCCGSGNLACGIAHAIPGAEVWASDLMEDCATLTLRNAQRLGLSERIHVASGDLFEPLAASGAGACDVIVCNPPYISSHRLSRDRQDLLDHEPRQAFDGGPYGLSIYQRLIRDAAPFLVTGGWLLLELGVGQAVSLELLLGRSGAYDHVELVADPQGEPRVIAARRAIMVKGGRSPAPGR; translated from the coding sequence ATGGATATTGCGGAGGATGACGGGGCGTTAATGGGGGCCATACAGAATATTCTCATTGCGGGCGGTATCGATGATCCGATAGCGGAAAGCGAACGAATCGTGAGCGAGACCCGGGAGATGGAGCTGGACCCGATGGACGTGAGAGAGCGGGCGGTGTCGATGGCGCGCGCCCGTGCAAGCGGCATCCCGCTGGGTTATGTGCTCGGGCGCCAGCGCTTCATGGGGATCGAGATCGCAGTCGGCCCCGGGGTCCTGATACCGCGCAGCGAGACCGAGCTTTTGGGGTGGGAGGCGGTGGCACGGTTACGCGAGGCGCGCGGCGCTCACGGCCTCGGCGCGCGCGTGATCGATATGTGTTGTGGTTCCGGCAATCTCGCCTGCGGCATTGCCCACGCCATTCCCGGTGCGGAGGTCTGGGCAAGCGACCTCATGGAGGACTGCGCCACTCTGACTTTGCGGAACGCCCAACGCCTCGGGCTTTCGGAACGTATCCATGTCGCATCCGGTGATCTGTTCGAGCCGCTCGCCGCGAGCGGGGCCGGGGCTTGTGATGTGATCGTATGCAACCCGCCTTATATATCGAGCCACAGGCTGAGCCGCGATCGCCAGGATCTCCTGGACCACGAACCGCGGCAGGCATTCGACGGCGGCCCGTATGGTCTATCCATTTACCAGCGGCTCATCCGTGACGCGGCACCATTTCTGGTGACCGGCGGCTGGCTGCTCCTTGAGCTCGGCGTCGGGCAGGCCGTGTCCCTGGAGCTCCTGCTGGGACGCTCCGGGGCCTATGATCATGTGGAACTGGTTGCCGACCCTCAAGGAGAGCCCCGGGTGATCGCGGCCCGCCGCGCCATCATGGTCAAGGGCGGCCGCTCACCTGCGCCAGGTAGATGA
- a CDS encoding terminase small subunit has translation MAHSSGYSPKTADQQASRLLTNIKVQDAVRKQRDKTRARDWHQPSAAPALPRHSGLSEPGQDCGGSYGAF, from the coding sequence ATGGCGCACAGTTCGGGCTACAGTCCCAAGACGGCTGATCAACAGGCATCGCGCTTGTTAACAAATATCAAGGTTCAGGACGCAGTACGGAAACAGCGCGACAAAACGCGCGCGCGAGACTGGCACCAACCTTCTGCCGCCCCGGCCCTTCCTCGCCACAGCGGCCTATCGGAACCGGGACAAGATTGTGGAGGAAGTTATGGGGCTTTTTGA
- a CDS encoding prepilin-type N-terminal cleavage/methylation domain-containing protein produces MAFNRRSTNRNTSQSGFTLIELVVVIIIIGILAAVALPKFMGLSTEARISVVNGTAGAVTEGADMVHALAAVQNQLGSTGSVTLPDGSTVTTAYGYPDSTSTGIPATLQGYTGSPTAAFPFVFSANTPLAYFYYESPANAQCEVTYVQADNIGQTPTVTTTTSGC; encoded by the coding sequence ATGGCCTTCAATCGACGTTCCACCAACCGCAATACCAGCCAGTCCGGATTCACGCTCATCGAGCTAGTGGTTGTCATCATCATCATCGGCATCCTGGCGGCGGTCGCGCTGCCTAAGTTCATGGGGCTGAGCACGGAAGCGCGGATTTCCGTTGTCAACGGCACGGCCGGGGCGGTGACCGAAGGAGCCGATATGGTCCATGCCCTGGCCGCGGTCCAGAACCAGCTAGGGTCCACCGGCTCCGTGACCCTACCGGATGGCAGCACCGTCACGACCGCGTACGGTTACCCGGATTCTACGAGCACGGGTATCCCCGCGACGCTGCAAGGATACACCGGGTCGCCCACGGCGGCTTTCCCGTTTGTGTTTTCTGCCAACACGCCGTTGGCTTACTTTTATTACGAAAGCCCCGCGAATGCCCAGTGCGAGGTCACTTACGTGCAGGCGGACAATATCGGGCAGACGCCCACCGTGACCACGACAACGAGCGGTTGCTAA
- a CDS encoding NUDIX hydrolase — protein MPPSSAPDATPENPVETVYENRWFAVRRRAPYHWIEQAHSGAVLLLQRADQTIALVRHYRVAADAALWEFPRGGAQAGEALADCAVREGHEETGYTVDRGTLRFLGSIYPDAGLIATHVEAYTARTTTLRLRAQQRARNPDAVERAAIQSLMWVPPDHLAALIRQGEIRDGFTLATWALWSATRAQR, from the coding sequence ATGCCGCCATCATCCGCTCCTGATGCGACCCCAGAGAACCCCGTCGAAACGGTCTACGAGAACCGCTGGTTTGCGGTGCGCCGCCGCGCGCCGTACCACTGGATTGAGCAGGCCCATTCCGGGGCCGTGCTCTTGTTACAGCGTGCCGACCAGACCATCGCGCTCGTGCGCCATTACCGCGTCGCGGCCGACGCCGCATTGTGGGAGTTCCCACGCGGCGGGGCCCAGGCGGGTGAAGCCCTGGCGGACTGTGCGGTCCGCGAAGGCCACGAGGAGACCGGCTACACGGTCGACCGCGGCACCTTGCGGTTTCTGGGGTCCATTTATCCGGATGCGGGTCTCATCGCGACCCATGTCGAGGCCTACACGGCGCGCACCACGACCCTGCGCTTACGCGCCCAGCAGCGCGCCCGCAATCCCGACGCCGTTGAGCGCGCGGCAATCCAGAGTTTGATGTGGGTGCCGCCCGACCATCTGGCGGCGCTTATCCGCCAAGGCGAAATTCGTGATGGTTTCACATTGGCCACCTGGGCCTTGTGGTCGGCCACCCGGGCGCAACGCTAA
- a CDS encoding HGGxSTG domain-containing protein, translating to MNMMRELARSLGMPVSLVHLAFNEEKRENRAQGVLVGYRNDHRPYVDADGEVRCAARCRDGHPCKRKGLGGGHRCPNHGGMSTGPRTPEGRQRSLEALARYRAGRKGEKT from the coding sequence ATGAACATGATGCGCGAACTGGCCCGATCTTTGGGTATGCCTGTTTCCCTAGTTCATTTGGCTTTCAATGAAGAGAAACGCGAGAACCGCGCCCAAGGCGTACTCGTGGGCTACCGTAACGACCATCGGCCTTATGTCGATGCAGATGGCGAGGTCCGATGCGCGGCTCGTTGTCGAGACGGACACCCCTGCAAGCGTAAAGGTCTAGGTGGCGGCCATCGGTGCCCAAACCATGGCGGCATGAGCACAGGCCCCCGGACGCCCGAAGGAAGACAGCGCAGTCTGGAAGCATTGGCGCGATACCGGGCGGGGCGGAAAGGTGAGAAAACCTAA
- a CDS encoding right-handed parallel beta-helix repeat-containing protein yields MTEKVTMVGTNTSFLNSGHSFKKLLLPLAIAASLSACVSGGTGSGAGTTASPAAQPSSGGAPTNTSANSNASTTTPITGSTIPMGLALNTPGAGTGQTYYVATTGSDSNNGLSPQTPFLTIQHAIEAVGPGGTIEVMGGTYPGGITIDHPGTANGWITLEPYQNQQVTIDGSNTMNDVFFYNTTGAPTYWEVKGLNITNAQQYTVQISVPDVKLVDNDISGAHNDLVKLVQAAHNVVIWGNKIHNNNAAPGSNAQGVDMVGSQNVLVAHNTVYNVASIGMYCKGNAGNITFEDNTLNNIYSRGIMLGESTGVECRLDRHVLQGQRRQHHLRGQHPQQHLQPRHHARRVHGRRVPAPRQDLRVLQQHRQEQRHHQRPERVSGRVVFLQCRDLQQLVL; encoded by the coding sequence TTGACGGAGAAAGTCACAATGGTTGGTACGAATACGTCTTTCCTGAATAGCGGTCACTCGTTTAAGAAGCTTTTGCTGCCCCTGGCCATCGCCGCCTCCCTGTCTGCGTGCGTGAGCGGGGGCACCGGCAGCGGCGCCGGGACCACCGCAAGCCCTGCCGCCCAGCCCTCCAGCGGCGGCGCGCCAACAAACACCAGCGCCAATAGCAACGCCAGCACCACCACCCCCATCACCGGCAGCACCATCCCCATGGGGCTTGCCTTGAACACCCCGGGCGCCGGCACCGGCCAGACGTACTATGTCGCGACGACCGGCTCGGACAGCAATAACGGGCTAAGCCCGCAGACGCCGTTTCTGACGATCCAGCATGCCATCGAGGCGGTGGGGCCGGGCGGCACGATCGAGGTCATGGGCGGCACCTATCCGGGCGGCATCACCATCGATCACCCAGGCACCGCCAACGGCTGGATCACCCTGGAACCCTACCAGAACCAGCAGGTCACGATCGACGGCAGCAACACCATGAACGATGTGTTCTTCTACAACACCACCGGGGCGCCCACCTACTGGGAGGTGAAGGGGCTCAATATCACCAATGCCCAGCAATACACCGTGCAGATCTCGGTCCCGGACGTAAAGCTCGTGGACAATGACATCTCCGGCGCCCATAACGACCTCGTCAAGCTCGTGCAGGCCGCCCACAACGTGGTGATCTGGGGCAACAAGATCCATAACAACAACGCCGCCCCCGGCAGCAACGCCCAGGGGGTGGACATGGTCGGCTCGCAAAACGTGCTGGTGGCCCACAACACCGTCTATAATGTCGCCTCGATCGGCATGTACTGCAAGGGCAACGCCGGCAACATCACCTTCGAGGACAACACCCTCAACAACATCTACAGCCGCGGCATCATGCTAGGCGAGTCCACGGGCGTCGAGTGTCGCCTCGATCGGCATGTACTGCAAGGGCAACGCCGGCAACATCACCTTCGAGGACAACACCCTCAACAACATCTACAGCCGCGGCATCATGCTAGGCGAGTCCACGGGCGTCGAGTACCTGCTCCCCGGCAAGACCTACGAGTCCTACAACAGCATCGTCAAGAACAACGTCATCACCAACGACCAGAGCGCGTGTCTGGCCGAGTCGTCTTCCTACAATGCCGAGATCTACAACAACTCGTGCTATAA
- a CDS encoding DUF3800 domain-containing protein encodes MLVFIDESGDPGFKVTKGSTSHFVLAMVIFRDRQEAERASAAIREAKLALRVKTEFKFNKCCDNVRDGFFQAVRPFRFGVRAIVVDKARVYSTHLRTEKEDFYRYFVRQMVTHDGQVLKKARLKIDGSGNREFRRELWRYLRENARPGAIEDLRFVDSSQDTLIQLADMAAGAIARSYNADARKNATRWQGQLKGKIENVWNFR; translated from the coding sequence GTGCTCGTGTTTATCGACGAAAGCGGTGACCCGGGATTCAAGGTGACAAAGGGGTCTACGTCGCATTTCGTCCTGGCCATGGTGATTTTTCGCGACCGCCAGGAGGCCGAGCGGGCCAGCGCGGCCATCCGGGAAGCCAAACTGGCCCTGCGGGTAAAGACCGAGTTTAAATTCAACAAGTGTTGCGATAATGTGCGCGACGGATTCTTTCAGGCCGTGCGGCCATTCCGGTTCGGCGTGCGCGCCATCGTGGTCGATAAAGCGCGGGTTTACAGCACGCACTTGCGAACCGAAAAGGAAGACTTCTATCGCTACTTTGTGCGTCAAATGGTGACCCACGACGGTCAGGTGCTCAAGAAGGCGCGGCTGAAAATTGACGGCAGCGGCAATCGTGAGTTCCGGCGGGAGTTGTGGCGTTATTTGCGGGAAAACGCTAGGCCTGGTGCCATCGAAGACTTGCGATTTGTCGATTCCAGCCAGGATACGCTCATCCAGCTGGCAGACATGGCGGCGGGGGCCATTGCCCGGTCGTACAACGCCGATGCCCGTAAGAATGCCACCCGTTGGCAGGGTCAGCTGAAGGGGAAAATCGAGAACGTGTGGAACTTCAGATGA
- a CDS encoding deoxyguanosinetriphosphate triphosphohydrolase yields the protein MDRKGGRGQAMGEAMSWHSLLTSARLGVSAVHGSPTTGRSEFQRDFDRIIFSSAFRRLQDKTQVFPLAESDYVRTRLTHSLEASSVGRSLGTLVGAGLKARYPEIEDLQVSPSDIGAIVAAACVAHDIGNPPFGHSGEDAIRLFFETHATGADLLASLSEAQRADFLQFEGNAQGFRILTRLQSPDNRGGLQLTLATLGAFTKYPRGARHDPVSGAVSLRKHGFMAADEEHFAQAALGLRLTARADGVWTRHPLAYLVEAADDICYHVVDVEDAYRLGILSYGDVEGVLAGIINDPALPRRLAGMNDDKGRIEYLRARSINTLVEQAAQRFLAIEDQLRAGDCDVPLLAEVSAAGGMQALRRLGEQRIYMAPPVVEIEAAGFEVLAGLLAVFGAAIEAQARGRINARDRMRLKLVPAQFLGPNGGVHEDPYQRLLRLTDFISGMTDTYAVSLYKKVTGISLPGG from the coding sequence GTGGATCGGAAGGGGGGTCGGGGGCAGGCTATGGGCGAGGCCATGAGTTGGCACTCATTACTGACGTCGGCGCGTCTTGGGGTATCGGCGGTGCACGGGTCGCCGACCACCGGGCGCAGTGAATTTCAGAGAGATTTCGACCGCATCATCTTCTCCTCGGCCTTCCGGCGACTCCAGGACAAGACCCAGGTGTTCCCTTTGGCGGAGAGCGATTATGTGCGCACGCGTCTCACGCACAGCCTCGAGGCCTCGAGCGTCGGACGCTCACTCGGTACGCTCGTCGGCGCGGGCCTCAAGGCGCGCTATCCGGAGATCGAGGATCTTCAGGTGTCGCCGTCTGACATAGGCGCGATCGTCGCGGCGGCATGTGTTGCCCACGATATCGGTAATCCGCCGTTCGGTCATTCGGGTGAAGATGCCATCCGCCTTTTCTTCGAGACCCATGCCACGGGCGCGGATCTTCTGGCATCCTTGTCCGAGGCCCAGCGCGCGGACTTTTTGCAGTTCGAGGGTAATGCGCAAGGGTTTCGAATCCTGACCCGGCTACAGAGCCCGGACAATCGCGGCGGCCTGCAATTGACCCTGGCCACCCTCGGTGCGTTTACGAAATATCCCCGCGGCGCACGTCACGATCCCGTTTCGGGGGCGGTCAGCCTGCGCAAGCATGGCTTCATGGCGGCCGACGAGGAGCATTTCGCGCAGGCGGCCCTGGGACTGCGGCTTACCGCGCGCGCCGACGGCGTCTGGACGCGTCACCCGCTGGCCTACCTTGTGGAGGCCGCCGATGACATCTGTTACCACGTTGTCGATGTGGAAGACGCTTACCGACTCGGCATTCTGTCTTATGGGGATGTGGAGGGGGTATTGGCAGGGATCATCAACGATCCGGCATTGCCGCGGCGCCTGGCCGGCATGAATGACGACAAGGGGCGCATCGAATATCTACGCGCGCGCAGCATCAATACCCTGGTAGAGCAGGCGGCACAGCGCTTTCTGGCAATCGAGGATCAGTTACGCGCCGGAGATTGCGATGTCCCGTTGCTCGCGGAGGTGAGCGCCGCAGGTGGCATGCAGGCATTGCGCCGTCTCGGCGAGCAGCGTATCTACATGGCGCCGCCGGTGGTGGAGATCGAGGCCGCGGGATTCGAGGTCCTGGCCGGGCTGCTCGCGGTGTTCGGGGCGGCGATCGAGGCCCAGGCCCGCGGTCGGATCAACGCCCGGGATCGAATGCGCCTGAAGCTCGTGCCGGCGCAGTTTCTCGGACCAAACGGCGGAGTTCATGAAGACCCCTATCAGCGTCTCTTGCGCTTGACAGATTTTATATCTGGAATGACAGACACTTACGCGGTATCTCTCTACAAAAAGGTTACTGGTATTTCTCTGCCGGGCGGGTGA